The region CAATATTAGGTGGAGAATCATACGATTTCACTGTTTCTGCTATAGAAAATTGCACGGCAGTATATATCGATGTAAACGTATTTACCACCATCCTGGAAAAGAATGGTGCTTTATGCATTGAAATTTGCAGGCGAATTAGCAAGAACACAATATTCAACGTAAATCGTTTGTCTGGATTGCTATACAAACAACTACCCGGACGAATTGCCGATCTCATTCTCTATTTTTCAGAAAATATTTATCACAGCCATACGTTCAAGTTTCCACTAACAAGGCAAGAACTGGCCGAACTGTGCGGCACTACAAAGGAAAGCCTTATCAGAACTCTATCGGAATTCAATCACGATAGAATTATAGAAATGGAGCGTAGCAATGTAAAAGTTATTAGTTTTGAAGTTTTAAAAACACTAAGCAGATTAGGGTAAATTGTATAAGCCATGCAGAGGATATTAATTGTTGATGACATTTTTGTCAATCGGCTTCTTCTTAAAGAAATCATTAAGAATGTTTGTAGTCAATGCTTTGAAGCTCAAAATGGAAAAGATGCCATTGAAATTTTACAGAAAGAAAAGATTGATTTGGTTTTTATGGACATCGAAATGCCCGTTATGAACGGACTCGAAACTACTAAATACATTAGAGAAAAACTCCCATCGCCGCTCAGGTTTATTCCAATAATTGCGCTAACAGCACATAACCCCGCAAATTTCTTTGAAGATTTTCACAAGGTTGGTTTCGATTATCTTATGACCAAACCATACTCTATTGAAAAAATTGCCAAAGCAATTAAAGAGGTATGTCCTCAAAAAAAATAAGCTCTGGCTAAGGTCTAAAACTACTATTTAATTTCTGATTATTAAATAAGTGTAATTTTATACTTTAGAATATCCTTTTATTGCCATTTTGATACTATTTTTGGAATATTATTTCAGATATACCCACAACCATGGATAGCAATGATTTAGTTAATATTGTTGAAAATAATAGCCGTATTATACTTCCAGATTTTGGAGCATTCCTTTTAAAGGATAGTGAAAATAATGAATTTAAACCTGAAAATATTACATTTAGTCCATTCCTCAAATATAACGATGGAGTACTTGAAGAGTATTTTGCAAAATCTAAGGGAATCACAAAAGAGGAATCAATAAAACAAATTAAAGCATTCATTGAACAGTTAAAAAATCAAATAAACGAGGCTGGCTACTTTACAATTGAAGGAATAGGAAAACTTACACGCAACAATAGGGGTGCTATAATCTTTGTTGCGGAAGGATCAAATACTGATACCATAAACCCCAGCGAACGAAGTTCGAAACCCAAACGAGGTACAAAAAGAAAATCCACCAAAATCGAACAGAGCATCGTTATCGATAACAATCCAATATTGAATCAAGCCCCCGATACTCTTGATCTTATTGAAATGGATCAACAAATAGATATTGGTAATGCAGAGGAAACCACAAACAATAATGAAGAAATTTCCAATGCCATTTCAAACAATGAAATTCAGCATACAAATCCTTCATTAGAACCTGACACAATAGAAACAAACACATCTTCCGAAATAGTTACAGAAAAAGAAACAACAATGAATATGACAAAAACAAAGAAAAAATCTAGCCTTCGTCCTCTTTTAATATTTATTGGAGCCTCTTTTGTCACTATTATAATTCTAGCTTTCATAATTAGAAGTTTTGTAGTTAATAATAATGAAATTGTAGTAGACCCGGCACCCGTTTCACCTACAGAGATTGAAGCAAAACCAACGGTTGAGGAAAACACAGCCTCCAAGCCAAAGGATGAGATTGATAAGGCTTTTGATGAAATGAACACAGAGGATAATACCGACAAAACCACTACAACAAAAGGGCAGGCAGCAGTTGAGGAGCAAATTGAAAAATCGGTTATAGAAAATGCCTCTCAGAAAAATCAAACTAAAGAACAGTTTTACCTTGTAGTTGGAAGCTTCAAGGACATATCGAATGCTGAAAAGTATTCGAAACAGTTGAAATCCGAAGGCTACAAATCCGAGGTAATACCGCAATCCGGTAAAAACTATGTCACTGTGGGTTCCTTTGCAACAAAAGAAAAAGCAACCGAAGAAAAAAACAACCTAATTAAGAAATTCTCAAGCGTTTGGATTTTAAAAAAGTAATAGGCTCCGGAGAGCAAGTAAAGGTATACCCTAGCATTGGCCCAGTATCATACAAACGAAACTTAAGGGCAAAACGGATTAGCATTAGAATTAAAAGAACCGGTGAGGTTAAAGTAACCATACCAAATCTTTCATCATTTCGTGTTGCTGAAGAATTTGTTCTTTCCAAAAGTTTTTGGATATCGCAAAAAATTAAAGAAATTGAAACCCATAAACAGAACATTATTGCGAATGGTTTCGCAACTAGAGCACATGTAATAACTTTTAAATCATCAAAATCCGACAATATTGTCATAAAATTTGGAACACCAAACGTTGAAATTGAGCATCCGGAAACACTTCATATTCAACATGCTTCAATTCAAGATACAGCAAAAAGAGCGATTGAAAGAGCCTATAGAACTGAAGCTCAAGAATATCTCCCTGAAAGAATAAGTGTTTTGGCACAGCAAAAGGGGTTTAAGTTTAACAAACTTACAATCCGCAACTCGTTTACCCGCTGGGGAAGTTGTTCGGCCAAAAACAATATCAACTTGAGCCTTCATTTAATGAAGTTACCCAACGAGTTGATTGATTACGTGATCCTTCACGAACTTTGCCATACGGTACAAAAAAATCATGGTCCAAAATTTTGGGAACTACTCAACCTTAAAACAGATGGCCAAGCTAAACTCTATGCTAAAGAGGTTAAAAAGTATAGCACTAAATTCTAATATTTACGTAAGGTTTATTCTATAGAAGATTCAGTAACTATCATATTATGCTGAGATATAATTTATATCATCAGTTTTAATACCAACAGAAATAATAGATGCTTATTTTTGTATTCAATAGTTAAATACTCTTCCCTTATGAAAGAATCAATAATAATCGGTTTAATTCAAAATATTGCAGTTTTACTAACGTTTGCAATGATTTTTGAAAATTTTTGGTTGAAGAAAGAAAACAGCGCTAGAATTCTCCCTAAAATAATTTCCGGCTTATTTATTGGTATCATTGGGATTGTTATTATGTACACTCCATGGACTCTAGTTCCTGGGCTTGTTTTTGATACCCGCTCCATAATGCTATCTATATCTGGTTTATTTTTTGGACCAATTCCAACGCTAATAGCCATAGCAATAACCACAACTATGCGGTTTATAATTGGAGGATCAGGAATGCTAATGGGGGTTTCTGTTATTGTAACATCGGGCTTTACCGGGCTTATTTGGCGTAAGTTTAGACCAAATTGGAAAAATAACGTTTATAAAGAATTGATAATGTTTGGTCTTACAGTTCATATCATTATGCTAGGATGTACACTGTTTCTACCATCTAACACAATAATACATACCATAAAAACAATAATACTACCCATCTTTCTCATTTATACGCCGGGAACTCTACTGCTAGGTTTACTTCTAAACCGTCAGGAAAAGAATTACCAGAGTAGACTTGCAAAAGAAAAACTCAACGAAACCGAGCGAAATCTTTCGCAAATTTTAATGAGTAGCAATATTGTATCAATAATCATTGACACCAATGGCAACATTCTGTTCTGCAACCAGTACCTCCTCAATTTAACCAAGTATACCAGAGAGGAAGTTTTAAAAAATAGTTGGTTTAATTTTTTCGTCAAACCCGAGCAAAAAGAAGAAATAAAAAACATACTAACCAATAATCCAACCGACAACCACTTTCGTGAGCAGTATGAGAATTGCATAATAGATAAGTATGGCAACGAGTACAATGTATCGTGGCACAATGCCCGCTTAATTAACTCAAAAAACAGATTTATTGGATACGTATGCATAGGTGTAAATATAACAGAACAACGTAAATACGAGCAGGAACTCAAAAATCAGATAGATAAATTTACAGCGTTGAATACCGAGTACCTTAAACAAAATAGAGAATTAATTGTGGCCAAGGATAAAGCAGAAGAGAGCGACCGTTTAAAATCAGCATTCCTGGCAAACCTCTCGCACGAAATAAGAACTCCCATGAATGCTATTATGGGATTCACGGAGTTACTCCGCAATAATGAGTTGGAACTCGAAAAAAAAGAACAATTTATTGATATCATTCAAAATAGCGGAAATCACCTACTATCAATTATCAATGATATTGTTGAGATATCTAAAATTGAGACAAAGCAAGTTGAACTGAAAAATAAAACGATAGACATTGACAAATTCATCAACGAATTGTACGATACCATTAAAGTTACATTACCGTTAGATAAAAAATTAGAATTCTCCCTGATTAAGGCAAACTCCACCAGTAAGTCAAAAATCATCATTGACGAGATTAAACTTAGGCAGATACTAATAAATCTATTGAATAACGCCATTAAATTTACTGAAAAAGGCTATGTTCGATTTGGCTACGAAATGCTATCCGAGAATCACATATCTTTCTTTGTGCAGGATAGCGGAATTGGGATTGAAGAAAAATACCATAAAGTAATTTTTGAGAGATTTAGGCAAATAGAACTTGACACATCTAGAGCAAAAGGTGGTTTTGGCTTAGGGCTGGCAATCTCCAAAGCATACGTAGAGCTGATGGGCGGAACTATTGGTATAAAATCGGAAGTTGGCCGGGGTTCTAAATTTACAATATCATTACCGATAAATCGAGCTGTAGATTTTCTTAATGAACCAGAGATAATTCAAGCTCCATCTCCTGTTAACTTAAATAGTAATTGGATACTTGTTGCTGAAGATGACGATGTAAACTACCTTTTCCTGAAAGAACTGCTTACACTATATCGATATCAGGTTGTTAGAGCCAAAACAGGGAAAGAAGCTATCGAAATTTTTATAGCAAGCAAGGACATCAAACTTGTACTTATGGATATTAAAATGCCCGAGGTTAATGGTTATAAAGCACTAATAGAGATTAAAAAAATCAACCCACGTATTCCTGTAATTGCACAAACCGCTTATGCGCTAAACGACGATATTAAACGAATTGAGGAAGCCAAATTCGACGATTACGTTACAAAACCTATTAACAAAGATGAACTAATTGACAAATTGCAAAAAATCCTCAACAAGAACTAATTCTGCTAATAATCTAAGGAGTTAAGCCTTTCGGTCAAATCCACAATTCTGTCGTAGAATTCGTTGGCAATAGCCTGATAATTTGTTGTAGTTTTAACTCCCCGTTGGTGTGATTTGTAGGATAATTTGGAAATTATTTCCTTTTCAAGCTCCATAACATCAGAAATGATATCGAAAACATTCTCCTGATTCAAATGAGGAGAAAAGGCCAACTGGGTATAGCACTCATTCAAGAAATGCTTTACCATATACTTCACATCCTTTTTTAGATCTCTGATATTTGGCATAGTATCAGTCTTTATATAAATTTTTGCCGTAGTTAATTTTCAATAAATATAAACTATTTTCGATATCAAATCAGCTAACACTTTTAATTTTTAACTTTTTTTGATGAAAATCATCTTTGCAAAAAATGTCCGTTGGTAAACACCAACGGACTCACTAGTAGTTTTTTAGGTCAGAATAAACCTAATACCCATAAGTTCTACCCTCTACCCTATCAATAAAAATCTCAAAGACTTTAACATTGGTTATGGCTGGCAAGCTATACGAAAAGTCATTCTTTCCAGTATACTTCATCATCACTATATTTAGAACTTTCTTTTTGTCTTCGATATCATCTATCGGGCTTACTTTGCCATGAATTAAAACGCTACGATACCGCATTGAGTACGAACATGCCATCGCTTCATTCTGAATTCTCATTTGGTATCCATTGCTAAATGCAACGCATACGTTGGGATTATTTTTCCATATCTCTATTTT is a window of Tenuifilaceae bacterium CYCD DNA encoding:
- a CDS encoding MFS transporter, with product MKSKSDLSKADIESIINGTEVCHISMVDNDGKPYVLPFNFGYSEGKLYIHSGPEGKKIEIWKNNPNVCVAFSNGYQMRIQNEAMACSYSMRYRSVLIHGKVSPIDDIEDKKKVLNIVMMKYTGKNDFSYSLPAITNVKVFEIFIDRVEGRTYGY